A genomic window from Salvelinus sp. IW2-2015 linkage group LG13, ASM291031v2, whole genome shotgun sequence includes:
- the LOC111971772 gene encoding uncharacterized protein, translated as MPSVPPHLRERSLGMLQGGMRTADVARAINCNVRTVRRLRQRYRETGWTADRPRSGRPGVTTSAQDRYIRTSHLRDRYRMATTTARVTPGTHNPSVSAQTVRNRMRDAGLRACRTVVRQVLTRHHQQQRRLWAQTHRRWTRQDWQKVLFTDEPVLWRGIDLEVEDPSWSGAVCHSIIGLSLLSLQAISTLCVTGKTSSSLIWYPSCRLILT; from the exons atgcctAGTGTCCCTCCTCATCTGCGAGAACGTTCCTTAGGCATGcttcaaggaggcatgaggaccgcagatgtggccagggcaataaattgcaatgtccgtactgtgagacgcctaagacagcgctacagggagacaggatggacagctgatcgtcctcgcagtggcagaccaggtgtaacaacatctgcacaggatcggtacatccgaacatcacacctgcgggacaggtacaggatggcaacaacaactgcccgagttacaccaggaacgcacaatccctccgtcagtgctcagactgtccgcaataggatgagagatgctggactgagggcttgtaggactgttgtaaggcaggtcctcaccagacatcaccagcaacaacgtcgcctatgggcacaaacccaccgtcgctggaccagacaggactggcaaaaagtgctcttcactgatga gcctgtactctggagagggatcgatttggaggtggaggatccgtcatggtctggggcggtgtgtcacagcatcatcggactgagcttattgtcattgcaggcaatctcaacgctgtgcgttacagggaagacatcctcctccctcatttggtacccttcctgcaggctcatcctgacatga